ATCGTCTCGGGGGATGTACGCTCTAGAGCACGTACCAAATCGAGCGCATCCTGGTCGGTGTAGATCATGGTCGTGTCGACACTGGCGTGACCAAGTAGGCTCGCCACTTCCCGCATCGATTGCCCTTTGAGTAAGGCGGCCTTGGCGAACGTATGGCGCAGCCAGTGCGGTGAAGCTTTCTCCAGTTCAGCGGCGAGCTCCAACTTGCCGGAGGCAACCAGGAAGCTTTGGGCCAGAGCAAGCCGTTCCTTCACGATCTTGTAGAGTCCCTGCCTGGTTCCAATCGCATGCCAAGCGCCGAAGAAGCGCCTGTCGCTCACATGCTTGATCTTCTTGTCGCCGATGTGCACCACCTTTGTTCGTGACGAGAGCAGCAAGGGCGTATCGTCACCGTGCGCGGGCAGGGCGGGCAGGCCGAACGCCTGGCGATAGACCATCAGGCTGGCGAGCAGGGCGCGCGTCACCGGAACGCGGCGCTCCTTGGCGCCTTTCCCCGTTTCCGCCGTCACCAAAAAAATCCAGTACCGGTTTCTCGTCGCCGGGTCGGTGAGCTGGTAGAACGCCCCCATTTTCGCGCCAACCAGTTCGCTGGCGCGCAGGCCCAGTTCCCTGAACGCGGTCAGAATGAACACATCGCGCAGCTGACGCTGTCGCTCTGAGAAGGAAATGACGTCGCTGCTGGACAGCGTGCTGAGCACGATGTCGAAGACTGCCTCGCTGATTGACCGTTCGACGTTGATCTTGCGCGCGCTCATGGTTCCTGTCAGCGCCATCGGATTTATGCGGATGTAGCCCATGCTGTGCCAGGCTTTCAGCAGCGCGTGCACGAAGCGCTGGATGTCGGACTGGCTGCTCTTGGCGGGGCGCTTGCGAAACGGCGTGTACCCAGATTCGCCCGGCAACGCGTAGCGGCCGGCGCCCATG
This region of Massilia sp. PAMC28688 genomic DNA includes:
- a CDS encoding tyrosine-type recombinase/integrase; translation: MNVFTDNLDGQELMLSRPQDGHALGPVADDWEAAEVWLAAVGRKSGNGSTATRDTYGYHLAKLRWYCENVGRVTPSRWSMQDVEDFYRFLEDVPDDGLCAMGAGRYALPGESGYTPFRKRPAKSSQSDIQRFVHALLKAWHSMGYIRINPMALTGTMSARKINVERSISEAVFDIVLSTLSSSDVISFSERQRQLRDVFILTAFRELGLRASELVGAKMGAFYQLTDPATRNRYWIFLVTAETGKGAKERRVPVTRALLASLMVYRQAFGLPALPAHGDDTPLLLSSRTKVVHIGDKKIKHVSDRRFFGAWHAIGTRQGLYKIVKERLALAQSFLVASGKLELAAELEKASPHWLRHTFAKAALLKGQSMREVASLLGHASVDTTMIYTDQDALDLVRALERTSPETIAVEQSIPS